The Lacerta agilis isolate rLacAgi1 chromosome 5, rLacAgi1.pri, whole genome shotgun sequence genome has a segment encoding these proteins:
- the PIGZ gene encoding GPI mannosyltransferase 4: MASPKTFWRVLCLLRVGWCLLPQTGYLHPDEFFQSPEVMAGSILDLKVYHPWEFLPKSPCRTVVFPLITSGVAFWAIKALQHLGLSTSCISSYTLLVSPRLLLTIFSFILDYSVYQLAPLWGADPWNSLALLAGSYVTLVFYTRTFANTVEGLLFALLLLLVSSKAASKTSASACRWQNPLNHRLIGIILVAGFFNRPTFLAFALVPLLHWVCAGATCQQSVRRTIHHVLCLAPSAAFTAVFFIAADTWYFTSSLSGLSLHSFYEASPLSILTRLRQSVVVTPLNFLTYNLNPDNLAQHGTHPHLTHFAVNGVLLFGILHVEAVSNGIKLLKVHLSQFMWLKALKRSSHSAITCPEGRLALLAFYFIPLALLSLFSHQEPRFLIPLILPLVLLVTQHRQAQQWKSINLVFNLCGALFFGCFHQGGIVPCLFHLEQLTHSPDSLSHRTHFTLLFARTYMPPRFLLNVNKSNTLVELVDVAGAEKSFLCQILGSIVNGPACVNRELGKEITCQVLVIIPGTVRTIIEQCQLLVKKETVIFPHLTMEDPPQMSFLLSEKWRSQLGLYILYLERNKKSI; the protein is encoded by the exons ATGGCTTCACCCAAAACCTTTTGGAGAGTTCTTTGCCTGCTTCGAGTTGGCTGGTGTCTTCTTCCTCAGACTGGCTACCTGCACCCAGATGAGTTTTTCCAGTCTCCAGAGGTCATGGCAG GCAGCATATTGGACTTAAAGGTTTATCACCCCTGGGAATTCCTCCCCAAGTCTCCTTGCAGGACAGTCGTGTTTCCCTTGATCACATCTGGAGTTGCTTTCTGGGCCATCAAAGCCCTTCAGCACCTGGGCCTCTCGACCAGCTGCATCAGCAGCTACACCCTCCTGGTCTCACCCCGCCTCCTCCTCACCATCTTTTCATTCATCCTTGACTACAGTGTTTACCAGCTGGCTCCTCTGTGGGGAGCGGATCCGTGGAACTCACTGGCTCTGCTTGCTGGCTCCTACGTCACACTTGTGTTTTACACGAGGACTTTTGCTAACACTGTTGAAGGACTTCTTTTTGCCTTGCTGCTTCTCCTGGTGTCTTCAAAAGCAGCCAGCAAAACCTCGGCCTCAGCCTGTCGGTGGCAGAATCCTCTCAATCACAGACTCATTGGGATTATCCTAGTTGCTGGCTTTTTTAACAGGCCGACGTTTCTGGCATTTGCTCTGGTGCCGCTGTTGCACTGGGTCTGTGCAGGTGCTACATGCCAGCAAAGCGTTAGAAGAACAATACACCATGTTCTCTGTCTTGCCCCAAGTGCTGCCTTCACTGCTGTTTTCTTCATAGCTGCTGACACATGGTATTTCACTTCTTCCCTGTCAGGACTTAGCCTGCATAGCTTTTATGAGGCCAGCCCACTGAGCATCCTCACCAGGCTACGCCAGAGTGTCGTCGTGACCCCCTTGAACTTCCTCACCTATAACCTCAACCCTGATAACCTTGCACAACACGGGACTCACCCGCATCTTACACATTTTGCAGTTAACGGGGTCCTGCTTTTTGGGATCCTTCATGTAGAAGCTGTTAGCAATGGCATCAAACTCCTGAAAGTGCACCTCAGCCAGTTTATGTGGTTGAAGGCCTTGAAGAGGAGCTCACACTCAGCTATCACATGCCCAGAAGGCAGACTGGCACTGCTGGCTTTCTATTTTATCCCCCTGGCACTTCTTTCTTTATTCAGCCACCAAGAACCTCGCTTCCTCATCCCTCTCATCTTGCCTCTGGTCCTCTTGGTCACGCAGCACAGACAGGCCCAGCAGTGGAAATCCATCAACCTTGTGTTCAATCTCTGTGGTGCCCTTTTCTTTGGCTGCTTCCACCAGGGAGGCATAGTCCCTTGCCTCTTCCACTTGGAGCAGCTCACCCATTCCCCAGACTCCCTGAGCCATCGCACACACTTTACCCTACTCTTTGCTCGGACCTACATGCCTCCCAGGTTTCTGCTTAATGTTAACAAGAGCAACACACTGGTGGAGCTTGTCGACGTGGCTGGGGCAGAGAAAAGCTTCCTTTGCCAGATCCTGGGATCCATAGTGAATGGTCCTGCCTGTGTCAATAGAGAACTGGGCAAGGAAATAACTTGCCAGGTGCTGGTTATCATCCCAGGCACCGTCAGAACCATAATAGAGCAATGTCAGTTACTGGTCAAGAAGGAGACAGTAATATTTCCACATCTGACGATGGAAGACCCACCCCAAATGTCCTTTCTCCTTAGTGAAAAGTGGAGAAGCCAGTTAGGACTGTATATCCTGTATctggagagaaataaaaagagcATCTAG